From a region of the Branchiostoma floridae strain S238N-H82 chromosome 13, Bfl_VNyyK, whole genome shotgun sequence genome:
- the LOC118429201 gene encoding late histone H2B.L4-like produces MARTSTKKPGAAKSGGTKAMTKAGRPPGKPNRRKRKESFGTYIFKVLKQVHPDTGISARAMGIMNSFVNDLFERIASESSRLANYNKRSTISSREIQTAVRLLLPGELAKHAVSEGTKAVTKYTSNTAK; encoded by the exons ATGGCGCGTACGTCCACAAAGAAACCGGGAGCCGCGAAGTCCGGAGGGACCAAGGCGATGACCAAGGCGGGCAGGCCACCCGGCAAACCGAACCGGAGGAAGAGAAAGGAGAGCTTCGGTACCTACATCTTCAAGGTGTTAAAACAG GTCCACCCAGATACTGGTATCTCAGCACGTGCCATGGGCATCATGAACTCGTTCGTCAACGATCTCTTCGAGCGGATTGCTTCCGAATCTTCCCGCCTGGCGAACTACAACAAGCGCTCCACCATCAGCAGCCGGGagatccagaccgccgtgcgGCTTCTCCTACCGGGCGAGTTGGCCAAGCACGCCGTCAGCGAAGGCACCAAGGCCGTCACCAAATACACCAGCAACACCGCTAAGTAA